A part of Pungitius pungitius chromosome 15, fPunPun2.1, whole genome shotgun sequence genomic DNA contains:
- the fuz gene encoding protein fuzzy homolog, which yields MMMLQHGSTQLLCLTASSGVPLFTRGASKQLPFSVIGSLNGVHMFGAGQGVELSCCETEGGGKVVWRVFQDSVMLIAVSGGGGQGGAGGSKAEEVRLQRLLENVWSCMVLVLGQDELTEVRNVERLKRDLRSCFTLVDQLLEDRQEGILGNLTHCVDSLLPANPAVLQGAVDGFAQAAESEFGCLLVRGRVASATEKWWRLAPQEVVLLSALMRTLSASGSASCDYPVFLPKGSPTVAHRLLRFQLLPGADVCVLCGPTPSLHKAESELVGSFWTPLVETLRDCLASGEQCLPGSVALRPDVLAVLLINRETRRSVSTAHPLGDPPLPSKARCWELLRLFYVFSTTHYFTQEETPSASPEERAPRGHNEDFVLGFSHQPLQCYLVTDECKSFGLQTPQHQLFLLVPPSVPSFALRALATQTLSDIVAATGF from the coding sequence ATGATGATGCTTCAGCATGgctccacacagctcctctGCCTCACGGCCAGCAGCGGGGTCCCGCTTTTCACCAGGGGGGCCTCCAAGCAGCTGCCGTTCTCCGTCATCGGCTCCCTGAACGGCGTCCACATGTTCGGCGCTGGTCAGGGAGTGGAGTTGTCCTGCTGCGAGACCGAAGGCGGGGGCAAGGTGGTGTGGAGGGTCTTCCAGGACAGCGTGATGCTCATCGCCGTGAGCGGCGGCGGTGGACAGGGCGGTGCAGGCGGCAGCAAAGCGGAGGAGGTCCGTTTGCAACGCCTCCTCGAGAACGTGTGGAGCTGCATGGTGCTGGTGCTGGGGCAGGATGAGCTGACGGAGGTCAGGAATGTCGAGAGGCTCAAGAGGGACCTGCGGTCTTGCTTCACCCTGGTTGatcagctgctggaggacaggCAAGAGGGCATCCTGGGTAACTTGACCCACTGCGTTGACTCGCTGCTGCCCGCCAACCCGGCCGTCCTCCAAGGGGCCGTGGATGGCTTTGCTCAGGCCGCCGAGAGTGAATTTGGCTGCCTCCTCGTCCGCGGGCGGGTTGCCTCGGCGACCGAGAAGTGGTGGCGCCTCGCTCCACAGGAGGTGgtgctgctctctgctctgaTGCGGACCCTCTCGGCCTCGGGCTCGGCCTCGTGTGATTATCCAGTTTTCCTTCCTAAGGGCAGTCCCACCGTGGCCCACCGCCTGCTCCGCTTCCAGCTGCTCCCTGGGGCAGACGTGTGCGTGCTGTGCGGCCCGACGCCTTCCCTGCACAAGGCCGAGAGCGAGCTGGTGGGTAGCTTCTGGACACCTTTGGTGGAGACCCTGAGAGACTGCCTGGCCAGCGGAGAGCAGTGCTTGCCGGGATCTGTGGCCTTGCGTCCCGACGTGCTGGCGGTTCTCCTCATCAACCGCGAAACGCGCCGCTCGGTGTCCACCGCTCACCCTCTCGGTGATCCTCCTTTACCCTCCAAGGCCCGCTGCTGGGAGCTACTGAGGCTCTTCTACGTCTTCAGCACCACACACTACTTCACGCAGGAGGAGACGCCGTCCGCCTCCCCGGAGGAGAGGGCTCCTAGAGGTCACAACGAGGACTTTGTCCTTGGATTCTCCCATCAGCCGCTGCAGTGCTATCTGGTCACAGATGAGTGCAAAAGCTTTGGACTTCAGACACCACAGCACCAGCTCTTCCTGCTCGTCCCGCCGTCAGTGCCCAGCTTTGCACTGCGTGCGTTGGCCACGCAGACCCTCTCTGATATAGTTGCTGCCACTGGGTTTTAA
- the gng5 gene encoding guanine nucleotide-binding protein G(I)/G(S)/G(O) subunit gamma-5, which translates to MSGSSNLVTMKKVVQQLRFEASINRVKVSQAAADLQQFCMQNAMQDPLLTGVSSSTNPFRPQKVCSFL; encoded by the exons ATGTCGGGTTCATCTAACCTTGTAACCATGAAAAAGGTCGTACAGCAGCTCCGTTTTGAAGCGAGCATCAACAGAGTGAAG GTTTCCCAGGCAGCTGCAGACCTTCAACAGTTTTGCATGCAGAATGCCATGCAGGACCCGCTGCTCACTGGTGTGTCCTCCAGCACCAACCCGTTCAGGCCGCAGAAGGTCTGCTCCTTCTTGTGA
- the ssx2ipa gene encoding synovial sarcoma, X breakpoint 2 interacting protein a isoform X2, giving the protein MGEWWTTAPIGTSVGNYEISNISHVTMSPSRQNNVASMYSSLPLSYNVIGAFCTDDNIPQCISYINQELDTLGLSTCIEASSQGGASLNSVPALNAVYELMQIHRRHRSTLEELEREQLKKSSTLDHIQMNNSRLKDQLELSMREKSGLHETERQLQLKIKTLQSCLKTEKDEVQKLQSIIASRASQYSHDAKRKEREAAKLKERLSQLLVDRKDKKLAIDVLNCLGRSDGKRSHWRTAKATVGHEGEMYKSLLNDYEASQRTLMLENAELKKVLQQMKKEMIHILSPRKPSPRGATADDSQEQVDSDGEEKAGECSRETLDQSCEHAREQLANSIRQQWRKLRNHMEKLDSQASLVQNQLESNQELILRETHEDEMERMRREVQQCKEFIHAQQQLLQQQLNTSFDDETAALLNDCYTLEEKERLKEEWRLFEEQKRNFERERKNFTEAAIRLGREKKAFEEDRASWLKNQFLNMTPFTDRRRCSSSDGQSALSIKSEPEMRMSSAKTPLVKSSTYTTFSTPKPSLSATVPSTTELYRSLRLIPDSSSSRHSNRARWQESSSIEDGDVKSKNRVRSGDLSIFSLV; this is encoded by the exons ATGGGGGAGTGGTGGACAACCGCGCCGATAGGGACGTCCGTAG gaaaCTATGAGATCTCCAACATATCACATGTGACAATGTCCCCCTCGAGACAGAACAACGTTGCCTCAATGTATTCCTCTTTACCCCTGTCCTACAATGTGATCGGTGCCTTCTGCACAGATGATAATATTCCCCAGTGCATTTCATACATCAATCAG GAACTTGACACACTGGGTCTCTCTACATGTATCGAGGCCAGCTCACAGGGTGGAGCCAGCCTGAACTCGGTGCCGGCTCTGAATGCCGTGTATGAGCTAATGCAGATTCACCGGCGCCATAGGTCTACTTTAGAGGAGCTCGAGAGGGAACAGCTCAAGAAATCCAGCACCTTGGACCACATACAGATGAACAATTCTAGACTCAAG GATCAGTTGGAACTTTCCATGAGGGAGAAATCGGGTCTACACGAAACGGAGAGGCAGCTTCAACTCAAAATTAAAACTCTGCAGAGCTGCTTGAAAACCGAAAAGGATGAG GTTCAGAAGCTGCAGAGCATCATAGCCAGCCGTGCGTCTCAGTACAGTCACGACgccaagagaaaagagagagaagctgcAAAGCTTAAGGAACGCCTCAGCCAGCTACTGGTTGATCGAAAGGACAAGAAACTGG CCATCGATGTGTTGAATTGTTTGGGACGGTCAGATGGAAAAAGAAGCCACTGGAGGACCGCGAAAGCCACAGTCGG GCATGAGGGTGAGATGTACAAGTCCTTGCTCAATGACTACGAGGCCAGTCAGCGGACTCTGATGCTGGAGAACGCTGAGCTCAAGAAAGTCCTTCAACAGATGAAGAAGGAGATGATCCATATCTTGAGTCCACGCAAGCCGTCTCCCAGAGGAGCCACTGCTGATGACAGTcaggagcag GTTGACTCAGACGGGGAGGAGAAGGCGGGTGAGTGTAGCCGGGAAACGCTGGACCAATCCTGTGAGCACGCCAGGGAGCAGCTCGCCAACAGTATCCGACAGCAGTGGAGGAAACTAAGGAATCACATGGAGAAGTTGGATAGCCAAG CCTCGCTTGTGCAGAATCAGCTCGAGTCCAATCAGGAGTTGATACTGAGGGAGACTCACGAGGATGAGATGGAGAGGATGAGGCGGGAAGTGCAGCAGTGCAAAGAGTTCATTCACGCACAGCAACAGCTCCTGCAG CAACAACTCAACACATCTTTTGACGACGAGACGGCCGCTCTTCTCAACGACTGCTACACACTGGAGGAGAAGGAACGTCTCAAGGAGGAGTGGAGGCTCTTTGAGGAACAGAAGAGAAActttgagagggagagaaagaactTCACAGAGGCCGCTATTCGCCTGGGACGAGAG AAAAAGGCCTTTGAGGAGGACCGTGCTTCGTGGCTCAAGAATCAGTTTTTGAACATGACTCCGTTCACAGACCGAAGGAGGTGTTCCTCGTCCGATGGTCAAAGTGCCTTATCGATCA AAAGTGAGCCAGAGATGAGGATGTCCTCTGCGAAGACCCCGCTGGTCAAATCCTCAACCTACACTACGTTCTCCACTCCGAAACCTTCGCTAAGTGCTACTGTGCCATCCACCACTGAACTTTACCGGTCACTCCGCCTGATACCAGACAGCAG TTCCTCTAGACATTCAAATCGAGCACGCTGGCAAGAGTCCAGCAGCATTGAAGATGGAGATGTCAAATCAAAAAACAGAGTTCGATCTGGAGATTTGAGTATCTTCTCTTTGG TGTGA
- the ssx2ipa gene encoding synovial sarcoma, X breakpoint 2 interacting protein a isoform X1, with amino-acid sequence MGEWWTTAPIGTSVGNYEISNISHVTMSPSRQNNVASMYSSLPLSYNVIGAFCTDDNIPQCISYINQELDTLGLSTCIEASSQGGASLNSVPALNAVYELMQIHRRHRSTLEELEREQLKKSSTLDHIQMNNSRLKDQLELSMREKSGLHETERQLQLKIKTLQSCLKTEKDEVQKLQSIIASRASQYSHDAKRKEREAAKLKERLSQLLVDRKDKKLAIDVLNCLGRSDGKRSHWRTAKATVGHEGEMYKSLLNDYEASQRTLMLENAELKKVLQQMKKEMIHILSPRKPSPRGATADDSQEQVDSDGEEKAGECSRETLDQSCEHAREQLANSIRQQWRKLRNHMEKLDSQASLVQNQLESNQELILRETHEDEMERMRREVQQCKEFIHAQQQLLQQQLNTSFDDETAALLNDCYTLEEKERLKEEWRLFEEQKRNFERERKNFTEAAIRLGREKKAFEEDRASWLKNQFLNMTPFTDRRRCSSSDGQSALSIKSEPEMRMSSAKTPLVKSSTYTTFSTPKPSLSATVPSTTELYRSLRLIPDSSSSRHSNRARWQESSSIEDGDVKSKNRVRSGDLSIFSLGEDENSLT; translated from the exons ATGGGGGAGTGGTGGACAACCGCGCCGATAGGGACGTCCGTAG gaaaCTATGAGATCTCCAACATATCACATGTGACAATGTCCCCCTCGAGACAGAACAACGTTGCCTCAATGTATTCCTCTTTACCCCTGTCCTACAATGTGATCGGTGCCTTCTGCACAGATGATAATATTCCCCAGTGCATTTCATACATCAATCAG GAACTTGACACACTGGGTCTCTCTACATGTATCGAGGCCAGCTCACAGGGTGGAGCCAGCCTGAACTCGGTGCCGGCTCTGAATGCCGTGTATGAGCTAATGCAGATTCACCGGCGCCATAGGTCTACTTTAGAGGAGCTCGAGAGGGAACAGCTCAAGAAATCCAGCACCTTGGACCACATACAGATGAACAATTCTAGACTCAAG GATCAGTTGGAACTTTCCATGAGGGAGAAATCGGGTCTACACGAAACGGAGAGGCAGCTTCAACTCAAAATTAAAACTCTGCAGAGCTGCTTGAAAACCGAAAAGGATGAG GTTCAGAAGCTGCAGAGCATCATAGCCAGCCGTGCGTCTCAGTACAGTCACGACgccaagagaaaagagagagaagctgcAAAGCTTAAGGAACGCCTCAGCCAGCTACTGGTTGATCGAAAGGACAAGAAACTGG CCATCGATGTGTTGAATTGTTTGGGACGGTCAGATGGAAAAAGAAGCCACTGGAGGACCGCGAAAGCCACAGTCGG GCATGAGGGTGAGATGTACAAGTCCTTGCTCAATGACTACGAGGCCAGTCAGCGGACTCTGATGCTGGAGAACGCTGAGCTCAAGAAAGTCCTTCAACAGATGAAGAAGGAGATGATCCATATCTTGAGTCCACGCAAGCCGTCTCCCAGAGGAGCCACTGCTGATGACAGTcaggagcag GTTGACTCAGACGGGGAGGAGAAGGCGGGTGAGTGTAGCCGGGAAACGCTGGACCAATCCTGTGAGCACGCCAGGGAGCAGCTCGCCAACAGTATCCGACAGCAGTGGAGGAAACTAAGGAATCACATGGAGAAGTTGGATAGCCAAG CCTCGCTTGTGCAGAATCAGCTCGAGTCCAATCAGGAGTTGATACTGAGGGAGACTCACGAGGATGAGATGGAGAGGATGAGGCGGGAAGTGCAGCAGTGCAAAGAGTTCATTCACGCACAGCAACAGCTCCTGCAG CAACAACTCAACACATCTTTTGACGACGAGACGGCCGCTCTTCTCAACGACTGCTACACACTGGAGGAGAAGGAACGTCTCAAGGAGGAGTGGAGGCTCTTTGAGGAACAGAAGAGAAActttgagagggagagaaagaactTCACAGAGGCCGCTATTCGCCTGGGACGAGAG AAAAAGGCCTTTGAGGAGGACCGTGCTTCGTGGCTCAAGAATCAGTTTTTGAACATGACTCCGTTCACAGACCGAAGGAGGTGTTCCTCGTCCGATGGTCAAAGTGCCTTATCGATCA AAAGTGAGCCAGAGATGAGGATGTCCTCTGCGAAGACCCCGCTGGTCAAATCCTCAACCTACACTACGTTCTCCACTCCGAAACCTTCGCTAAGTGCTACTGTGCCATCCACCACTGAACTTTACCGGTCACTCCGCCTGATACCAGACAGCAG TTCCTCTAGACATTCAAATCGAGCACGCTGGCAAGAGTCCAGCAGCATTGAAGATGGAGATGTCAAATCAAAAAACAGAGTTCGATCTGGAGATTTGAGTATCTTCTCTTTGGGTGAAGATGAGAACAGCCTCACTTAA
- the mcoln3a gene encoding mucolipin-3, giving the protein MQDQMASRSEEEEEEEEEEERRRLNGHGGGWSAPALQPEVVEDFRRRLKYFFMNPCEKHRARGHKPWKLMLQILKIGIITAQLVTFGLSNEMMVTFKEENLMTFRHVFLKGYKDHRMGSYALYTKADVHDHVSYIIHRFINLRSLAVGNLAHASVDGAYAPLSVCQELYRNGTVDPGKDTFDIDPLIDEECVSFYPAQPLDGDGLSARVNFSLDFQRLVSLNVYLRLKTINLQTVRRHELPDCYDFHVTIKFDNRARSGRITVDVENDVTMYECRDWNVEGAAGKCDFLLLSFDCVVILACFLSLLLCMWSVVNGIQLQFEFNIFFHAYYNKVVSWSDRMEFVNGWYILIVVSDTLTIAGSALKIGIQTKYLTNYDVCSILLGTATMLVWVGVIHYLGFFKKYNILILALVAAFPDVIRFCCCAAMIYLGYCFCGWIVLGPHHVKFRTLDKATECLFSLINGDDIYGTFLKMRHGGNMVWLFSRLYLYSFVSLFSYMVLSLFIALITGTYETIKHHQQDKVPASQLQAFVAGCRDLPQSGRYHTGEEPAGCCLSSCCCFG; this is encoded by the exons ATGCAGGACCAGATGGCCTCgaggtcagaggaggaagaggaggaggaggaggaggaggagaggaggaggctcaACGGACACGGCGGCGGGTGGAGCGCTCCCGCTCTGCAGCcggaggtggtggaggactTCAGGCGGAGGCTCAAGTACTTCTTCATGAACCCGTGTGAGAAGCACCGAGCCAGGGGCCACAAACCCTGGAAGCTCATGTTACAGATATTAAAGATTGGGATCATAACAGCCCAG CTAGTCACTTTCGGCCTGAGCAACGAAATGATGGTCACCTTCAAAGAGGAAAATCTGATGACGTTCAGACACGTGTTTCTGAAAGGTTACAAGGATCACCGGATGGGAAGCTACGCGCTGTACACGAAGGCAGATGTGCACGATCACGTCAGCTACATAATCCACAGG tTCATTAACCTCCGAAGCCTGGCGGTCGGTAACCTGGCACACGCGAGTGTTGACGGCGCGTACGCCCCTCTGTCGGTGTGTCAAGAGCTTTACAGAAACGGCACCGTCGATCCTGGAAAGGACACCTTCGACATCGACCCGCTCATTGATGAAG aaTGCGTTTCCTTTTACCCGGCGCAGCCGCTTGACGGCGACGGATTGTCCGCACGCGTCAACTTCTCTTTAGATTTCCAAAG gcTGGTTTCGCTGAACGTCTACCTCCGCCTGAAGACCATCAACCTGCAGACCGTGCGGCGCCACGAGCTGCCGGACTGTTACGACTTTCACGTAACA ATCAAGTTCGATAACCGAGCGCGCAGCGGGAGGATCACGGTCGACGTGGAGAACGATGTCACCATGTACGAATGCAGGGACTGGAACGTGGAAGGAGCGG CTGGAAAGTGcgacttcctcctcctgtcgttTGACTGCGTGGTCATCCTCGcctgcttcctctctctcctcctctgcatgtGGTCCGTCGTCAACGGCATCCAGCTCCAGTTT GAGTTCAACATCTTCTTCCATGCATACTACAATAAAGTCGTGTCGTGGTCAGACCGCATGGAGTTTGTGAATGGCTGGTACATCCTCATCGTTGTGAGTGACACCTTGACCATCGCTGGGTCGGCACTCAAAATTGGAATCCAAACAAAG TACCTGACCAACTATGACGTCTGCAGCATCCTGCTGGGAACCGCCACCATGCTCGTCTGGGTCGGAGTCATTCACTACCTTGGTTTCTTCAAGAAATACAAT ATATTGATCTTAGCCCTAGTGGCGGCGTTCCCCGATGTGATCCGATTCTGCTGCTGCGCGGCCATGATCTACCTCGGTTACTGTTTCTGTGGCTGGATCGTCCTCGGGCCTCACCATGTCAAG TTCCGAACCCTCGACAAGGCGACAGAGTGCCTCTTCTCGCTCATCAACGGGGACGACATCTACGGCACTTTCCTGAAGATGAGACACGGCGGCAACATGGTGTGGCTTTTCAGCAGACTTTACCTCTACTCCTTCGTCTCCCTCTTCAGCTACATGGTGCTCAGCCTCTTCATCGCTCTCATTACCGGCACCTATGAGACCATCAAG CATCACCAGCAAGACAAGGTGCCGGCGTCCCAGCTCCAGGCCTTCGTAGCGGGGTGCAGGGACCTGCCTCAGTCCGGAAGATACCACACTGGGGAAGAGCCCGCTGGCTGCTGCCTCTCTTCGTGCTGCTGTTTTGGATGA
- the bcl10 gene encoding B-cell lymphoma/leukemia 10 isoform X2, protein MDVPQLTEDEMAAIKKDVLTRMRHYLCDKIRAERHLDYLRSRRILSRDDAEEIGCRSTQTKRTATLLDTLAENPRGLDALIDALRESRTQNFIITKITDEVQKAKNEKVESLRSAASSSSPASSLGTLDAPSMYSNNSTLLLHPDGESSPCASDAARALGQPSAPSTASGASIGAPWSPPHTTTTTLSSSPSSSSPSSSLPRPGDPGAPPLPEEVMLDPPSNVDGAAPRYTSNNNSSSSGDPNFQPLRSRSLTPTSHRSVF, encoded by the exons ATGGACGTTCCTCAGCTCACTGAAGATGAAATGGCAGCGATTAAGAAAGAC GTGCTGACAAGAATGCGGCACTACCTCTGCGACAAGATCCGAGCGGAGCGCCACCTGGACTACCTGCGCTCCCGGCGGATCCTGAGCCGGGACGACGCGGAGGAGATCGGCTGCAGGTCCACGCAGACCAAGCGGACGGCCACGCTGCTGGACACGCTGGCTGAGAACCCGCGGGGCCTGGACGCCTTGATCGATGCCCTGAGGGAGTCGCGCACGCAGAACTTCATCATCACCAAAATCACGGACGAGGTGCAGAAGGCCAAGAACGAGAAGGTGGAGTCCCTGCGAT CCGCCGCTTCCAGTTCCTCGCCCGCCAGCAGCCTCGGCACTCTGGACGCCCCCTCCATGTACTCCAACAACTCTACCCTGCTCCTGCACCCCGACGGAGAGAGCAGCCCCTGCGCCTCGGACGCGGCGCGCGCGCTCGGCCAGCCGTCGGCGCCCTCGACGGCGTCCGGCGCCAGCATCGGCGCGCCGTGGtcgcccccccacaccaccaccaccaccctctcctcctccccctcctcctcctccccctcctccagcctgccgaggcccggggaccccggggcccccccgctgccggaggaGGTGATGCTCGACCCGCCCTCCAACGTGGATGGCGCGGCACCGCGGTAcaccagcaacaacaacagcagcagcagcggggacCCGAACTTCCAGCCCCTCCGGTCGCGCTCTCTCACTCCGACGTCCCACCGGAGCGTCTTTTAG
- the bcl10 gene encoding B-cell lymphoma/leukemia 10 isoform X1 — protein sequence MDVPQLTEDEMAAIKKDVSTTVQTNIPIPTHRRSEEGKVLTRMRHYLCDKIRAERHLDYLRSRRILSRDDAEEIGCRSTQTKRTATLLDTLAENPRGLDALIDALRESRTQNFIITKITDEVQKAKNEKVESLRSAASSSSPASSLGTLDAPSMYSNNSTLLLHPDGESSPCASDAARALGQPSAPSTASGASIGAPWSPPHTTTTTLSSSPSSSSPSSSLPRPGDPGAPPLPEEVMLDPPSNVDGAAPRYTSNNNSSSSGDPNFQPLRSRSLTPTSHRSVF from the exons ATGGACGTTCCTCAGCTCACTGAAGATGAAATGGCAGCGATTAAGAAAGACGTGAGTACGACGGTTCAGACAAATATTCCCATCCCGACCCATCGTCGTTCCGAGGAAGGAAAG GTGCTGACAAGAATGCGGCACTACCTCTGCGACAAGATCCGAGCGGAGCGCCACCTGGACTACCTGCGCTCCCGGCGGATCCTGAGCCGGGACGACGCGGAGGAGATCGGCTGCAGGTCCACGCAGACCAAGCGGACGGCCACGCTGCTGGACACGCTGGCTGAGAACCCGCGGGGCCTGGACGCCTTGATCGATGCCCTGAGGGAGTCGCGCACGCAGAACTTCATCATCACCAAAATCACGGACGAGGTGCAGAAGGCCAAGAACGAGAAGGTGGAGTCCCTGCGAT CCGCCGCTTCCAGTTCCTCGCCCGCCAGCAGCCTCGGCACTCTGGACGCCCCCTCCATGTACTCCAACAACTCTACCCTGCTCCTGCACCCCGACGGAGAGAGCAGCCCCTGCGCCTCGGACGCGGCGCGCGCGCTCGGCCAGCCGTCGGCGCCCTCGACGGCGTCCGGCGCCAGCATCGGCGCGCCGTGGtcgcccccccacaccaccaccaccaccctctcctcctccccctcctcctcctccccctcctccagcctgccgaggcccggggaccccggggcccccccgctgccggaggaGGTGATGCTCGACCCGCCCTCCAACGTGGATGGCGCGGCACCGCGGTAcaccagcaacaacaacagcagcagcagcggggacCCGAACTTCCAGCCCCTCCGGTCGCGCTCTCTCACTCCGACGTCCCACCGGAGCGTCTTTTAG